From one Octopus sinensis unplaced genomic scaffold, ASM634580v1 Contig12060, whole genome shotgun sequence genomic stretch:
- the LOC115229180 gene encoding LOW QUALITY PROTEIN: 60S ribosomal protein L3-like (The sequence of the model RefSeq protein was modified relative to this genomic sequence to represent the inferred CDS: deleted 2 bases in 1 codon) yields MSHRKFHIPRHGSLAFLPRKRCSRTVGKVKAFPKDDKTKPVHPTAFRAFKAGMTHVVRHVVRPGSKANDKDIVEAVTVLEAPPMVVVGVVGYIKTPRGLRHCTTIFAHFLSDEFRRRFYKNWYLPNCLFRYASKKRAFVRYANKWSTPVGVASIKRQFEKIKKYASVVRIIAHTQMSKLKLGQKKSHVMEIQLNGGTIEDKVAWATEHFEKELKISELFAEGEMIDVIGVTKGKGFQGCIKRWRPKKMPRKSRKGLRKVACIGAWHPARVSYSVSRAGQMGFHHRTEINKKIYRIGDAIGDDENGRVAPKQLTAYDLTEKHITPMGGFVRYGEVKNDYIMIKGCCMGPRKRTITLRKV; encoded by the exons ATG TCTCATCGTAAATTCCACATACCAAGACACGGATCTCTTGCTTTTCTTCCCAGAAAGCGATGTTCAAGAACTGTAGGGAAAGTAAAAGCCTTTCCAAAGGACGACAAGACAAAGCCTGTTCATCCAACTGCATTCAGGGCTTTCAAAGCTGGAATGACTCATGTTGTCCGCCACGTAGTCAGGCCTGGATCAA AGGCTAATGACAAAGACATAGTAGAGGCTGTAACTGTCCTCGAAGCCCCACCAATGGTTGTTGTTGGAGTTGTTGGGTATATTAAAACACCGAGAGGCCTCAGACATTGTACAACAATATTTGCACATTTCTTATCGGATGAATTCCGTAGAAGATTCTACAAAAACTGGTATTTGCCAAATTGT CTTTTTAGGTATGCGTCAAAGAAACGTGCTTTTGTGCGCTATGCTAATAAATGGAGTACTCCTGTTGGTGTGGCTAGCATTAAGAgacaatttgaaaaaattaaaaagtatgcTTCAGTTGTCAGAATCATTGCACATACGcag ATGAGTAAGTTGAAATTGGGACAGAAAAAGTCTCATGTGATGGAGATTCAGTTAAATGGGGGAACTATTGAGGATAAAGTTGCCTGGGCTACAGAACACTTTGAAAAGGAATTGAAGATAAGTGAATTGTTTGCAGAGGGAGAAATGATTGATGTTATTGGAGTTACCAAAGGGAAGGGGTTTCAAGGATGTATCAAGAGATGGAGGCCAAAGAAGATGCCTAGGAAGAGCAGGAAAGGTCTTAGGAAAGTTGCTTGTATTGGAGCTTGGCATCCTGCACGAGTTTCGTATTCCGTAAGTCGTGCTGGACAAATGGGCTTCCACCACCGGACtgagattaataaaaaaatatacaggatTGGGGATGCTATTGGCGATGATGAAAACGGAAGAGTTGCTCCGAAACAATTGACGGCCTATGATTTAACTGAAAAACATATTACTCCAATGGGAGGCTTTGTTCGTTACGGTGAAGTGAAGAATGACTATATCATGATCAAAGGATGCTGCATGGGACCACGGAAACGTACCATCACGCTTAGAAAAGtctga
- the LOC115229181 gene encoding probable phospholipid-transporting ATPase IM, producing the protein MFIFDLLSALGSGLWSYYVGRFFEIYLPTPTFLEKLNSDIQATIISLITILSYFILYSNCVPISLYVSIELVKIGQSLFINWDKNMISTNNNVRGKCRTTALAEDLGQIEHILTDKTGTLTINFFKFRLCLIGEKFYLEERTVDSIKLEIHGKIEIFKIYCTLEFTNARKRMSIIVENNGNIYLLSKGADDVICTTCELQDLERMKIKQNLEVVDFIITFQFISSEGLRILCMSYKQLFKKEFDDWYEKYTNACKIIDGKKSERLEIIYSEIERDMNFLGITGIEDRLQDGVCETLAKLASINIKVWMLTGDKLETAVNIGYSCGLFNDTLVEVFKLSENIKERYKVA; encoded by the exons atgtttatttttgatcttctttcCGCTCTGGGTTCCGGATTATGGTCATATTATGTGGGTCgcttctttgaaatatatttacctaCTCCTACCTTTCTAGAAAAACTGAATTCAGATATCCAAGCTACTATTATTTCATTGATCAcgattctttcatattttattttatacagcaATTGTGTACCTATATCTCTTTATGTTAG CATTGAATTAGTCAAAATTGGACAAAGTTTGTTTATTAACTGGGATAAAAATATGATCAGTACTAATAATAACGTCAGAGGAAAGTGTAGAACTACAGCTTTGGCTGAAGATCTTGGCCAAATAGAACATATATTGACTGATAAAACCGGAACCCTTACAATT AACTTCTTTAAATTTAGACTTTGTTTAATTGGAGAAAAATTTTACTTGGAG GAAAGGACAGTTGATTCAATAAAACTGGAAATACATGGGAAGAtcgaaatattcaaaatctattgCACTCTTGAGTTTACTAACGCTAGAAAACGGATGAGTATTATTGTCGAAAATAACggaaatatttatttgcttaGCAAAGGTGCAGATGATGTTATTTGTACAACCTGTGAGTTACAAGACTTggaaagaatgaaaattaaacaaaatcttGAGGTGGTTGACTTTATCATCACTTTTCAGTTTATTTCGTCAGAAGGCCTTAGAATTCTCTGCATGTCTTATAAACAGTTGTTTAAGAAAGAATTTGATGACTGGtatgaaaaatacacaaatgcatg TAAAATTATTGACGGAAAAAAGTCAGAACGATTAGAAATTATATACAGCGAAATCGAACGTGATATGAATTTTCTGGGAATTACTGGGATAGAAGACCGACTTCAAGACGGCGTCTGTGAAACATTGGCCAAATTAGCTAGCATCAATATAAAAGTTTGGATGTTAACTGGTGACAAATTGG aGACCGCTGTTAACATTGGTTATTCTTGTGGATTGTTTAATGATACTCTTGTTGAAGTGTTTAAATtgtcagaaaatataaaagaaa gATACAAAGTTGCGTAA